One uncultured Draconibacterium sp. genomic window, AAATATCCAACCAAAACGCGACTGAATTTAAGTGGAACCTTAATTGTTGCACGCGACATTGCACACGCACAGATTAAACAAATGATTGACGAAGGTAAACCAATGCCTGAGTACTTTAAAAATCATCCGGTTTATTATGCAGGTCCTGCAAAAACTCCAAAAGGAATGGCTTCAGGTAGTTTTGGCCCAACAACTGCAGGAAGAATGGATCCATACGTCGACGAATTCCAAAGCCTGGGCGGATCGTTGATTATGCTTGCCAAAGGAAACCGTTCGTTGCAAGTAACCGAAGCTTGTAAAAAGTACGGTGGTTTTTATCTTGGATCGATTGGTGGACCAGCTGCTATTTTGGCAAAAAACAGTATTAAGTCTGTTGAAGTGGTTGATTTTGAAGATTTGGGTATGGAAGCTGTTCGTAAGATTCGTGTTGAGAATTTTCCTGCCTTTATTATTGTCGACGATAAAGGAAATGATTTCTTTAAAGAATTGTAAAAAGAAAAATATAGATATTAAAACGCCTTCAGTTCTATTTGCTGAAGGCGTTTTTTTATGCTTATAACTAACGTTCAAAATAATTTAGCTTGTAAGAATAGAAAAAAGGGTAGAACAATATGGACGCTTTTTGAAGATGATTGATATTTTACAAACCCCTAAACACAAAACCAATCATAAATACAGAAGTTGCTCTACCCTTAAATTTTATCTTTTTTCAATCACGAAATCGATATCCTAATTCGATTTCAGCAGTAAGTTACGAATAAAATATCTACAAAACCAAATAATGTGGTTTGCAGTAATTCCTCTAACCTGACTGTTTTATGGATTCCATCGAGTACTGCTAAAACTTAATCTGTTTTGCGCAATTGAAGAATTCGTCTCCCTTCGGCATCAAATAAAATAAGTTTTAGATTGTGTATTTCATACGATTTTACATCGTTTATGGCAGCGTTAAACTTATCAGCATTGGTCATGTCAGGGCACATCATTCTTGTTCCGGCAAGTGGTCCAATTTCAATTTCGGTATTGGTAAGCCGGGTAAGTTTCCCTTTAAAATTATTACATCCGTGGGTACCCATAATTTGCATTTGCTCGCTGTGAATCTCAATCTGAGGAGCTGCTGCAGATACCGATTCACCACGTATGAATTCAACAACCCAAATGTCGTTAATTAAAACCATCGGTTCTGCAGTTTTACTACATTCAAGAACAACCGAACCATTTGTGTCCATAAAATACAGCTTATTTTTTTCTGTGCGAAAGGTTTTAACCTTCGAAATTGCCTGGTTAAACCGGTCAGGAATAGCCATTTCGGGACACATTTTACGGGTTGCCGCCAGTGGCCCCAGTTCAATAAATCCTCCATCAATGGTTAAAACTGTACCCGAATAGTTGTTGCACCCGTCTGTGCCATTTATTGTCATTTCTGCAATATCAATTGCTATTTGAGGCTTTTGTACCGTTGAAGTTATAGCCGCACCATTTATTTTTATTACCTCCCAATTCCCATTTAGAAAGTACTTCGTATCTTCCTTTTTCTCTAAAATTGTTACAAGTGTGTATTTGATCGACGAAGCATCTGCAGGAATATTTTGAAGTTTTTCTTCTTTTACTTCCAGTTTATAAATGAAGCCCGGTTCATAGGTAAATCCTTCAATTTTAGAATAAAAGTTTTGCCATTGACCTTCAATTATCTTTTCTCCTTTTTGAATAAGCATACAATTCATGGGCGTTAAACCAGTACAATCTACAGTATAGCTGTTAATCCAATAAGTGAAGGTATTTTTTTGAAGCGTTGATGAACACGAAATAGCAAGAATAATAATTGCCAATAAGAATGTATTTCTCATGATTGTTTTACGTTTGCAAGTTATAGATCTTGCAAATTACAATATTTAGAACAAAAGTGCCCCGGATACCACCAAAATCCTTCAAAAGTAAAATTCCATTTGACAGAGAAAATTACAGAACACCTGGAAAACGTTTCTTTGTTAACCGATTTTAATCTTGTATTTATGCAACAATCCCGGCAGAGTTTCCATTGAGAATTTAGCTCCGCTTATCTGATTTTGTTCGGGATAAATGTTAAAATTAAATGAAGTTCTCAGGTCTGCTCTACGAAGATTTGTTTGAGAAAAAGTTGCTCCGGCAAAATCACATTCCGTAAAATTTGCTTCTGATAAATCAGCCTGCGAAAAGTCAACTTCGTGTAAACTACATTTGGTGAAAACCGTTTTTTTAAGCTTTACTTTGAAGAACGATGAATAGTTTAACAGGCATGTTGTAAATGTAAACTCGAGTAAGAATGGATTGCACTCATCGAATTGTAAACCAATTAGTTTGCACGAATTAAAATGTACATTTTTAAATGCTGTGTTTCTGATTTTTGTGTTGCTAAAGTCACAGTTTTCAAACCGGCAATCTTCAAAACTAAAATCGCTTAAATTGGCATTTGAAAAGGAACAATCAATAAAAGTACAATTTTCATAATCTGAAATCTCAACTTCGCTATCGGAGAAAATAATGTTTTTAAAGTTCTGGTCGGTAATGTATTGCTTACTCATTTTCTGAATTCTATTAGTTCTATTGGAGCACCGTTGTGTTCTATCATTGCAACACGTATTCCCTCTATTGGATGATTTGGCTCTGTAATAATTGTGAGTTCACGATTTGCCAATTCGTAATCTAAATCTTCAACTTCAAAAGCCAGGTGTGGTATTTTCTGAATTAATGGGTGTATGGGGCTGTCTTTATCAAAACGCATCCATTCCACACCAAAAGGACTTGTTGGAAAACCTGAATGATAAAATTTGAATTGAGGCATGTATTTTTCATCAGCCATTTTTTTTGTGGTTGGAATTCCCAGGTGATGATACTTCCATCCCCACTTTTGGATGGCTTCGGGTGGTTCATATTCAAGTCTCATGATTTTGTTTTATCTGGAACGAGAACGTGAACGATTTGTAGAGTTTGGTCGATTCGAATCACGTCGCCGTTTGTTATTGTTTTTTCTTGTGCCTTGGCCATGCCCTTTTCTTTCTCCTTCTTGTCCCGGGCGTGGTTTTCGTTTCGGACGTTGATTGGATTGCGCCGGCTTTTTTCTGGCAGGTGTTTCTTCAACATCGCCAATAAAAGGGTGGTTTTCAATTACCGGAATTCGTTGGTTGATTAATTTCTGAATACCGCGCAAATAGGGTTTTTCGTCTGTATCGCAAAACGAAAGAGCAATTCCACTTGCACTGGCTCTTCCTGTTCTGCCAATTCGATGTACATAAGTTTCTTCGATGTTTGGCAGATCGAAATTTATAACCAATGACAGTTCTTTAACATCTATTCCCCGGGCGGCAATATCAGTGGCTATTAAAACCTTTGTTTCACCACTCTTAAAGTTGCTTAAGGCACTTTGTCGTGCTCCCTGCGATTTGTTTCCGTGTATTGCTTCCGAATTAATTTGTGCCCCTTTCAAAAATTTAACAATTTTATCGGCACCGTGTTTTGTGCGCGAAAAAACCAGACAAGTTTCGTATTCTTCTGTTTTTAACAAATGAGTTAATAGCTTTGGTTTATTGCGCTTGCTTACGAAATAAACAGCTTGTTTTACTTTTTCTGCTGTTGTTTGTTCAGGTTGAATGGTAACACGTTGTGGATTGCCTCCAACTATTTTTTCTGAAAGTTGAAGAATATCCAAAGGCATAGTTGCCGAAAAAAATAAAGACTGGCGTTTGTTGGGAAGTTTTGCGAGTATTTTACGAATGTCGTGGATAAATCCCATGTCGAGCATACGATCGGCTTCGTCAAGTACAAAATATTCGACGTGTTTTAGCGAGATAAATCCCTGATCCATTAAATCGAGTAATCTTCCCGGAGTGGCAACCAGAACCTCAACACCCCGACGAAGCGCATCGGTTTGAGCGTTTTGTTTAACGCCGCCAAAAATTACCGTGTTTTTTATACCCGTATATTTTCCGTATTTCGTGAAACTTTCCTGAATTTGAATGGCCAGTTCGCGGGTTGGTGTAACAATTAATGCTTTTACATCGCGAAATCCACTTTTTAGATTTTTGTTAGTATAAATATGCTGCAATATTGGAATGGCAAAAGCAGCCGTTTTTCCCGTACCGGTTTGAGCGCATCCCAACAAATTTTTTCGGAGTAATAAACTTGGAATCGATTGTTCCTGAATGGGTGTTGGTGTATGGTAACCTTCAGCGTCGAGCGCCTTAAGTATCGGTTCAATAATTTCTAATTCTTCAAATGTCATATAATCTTATAAAAACACAAAGTAAAGTAAATGTTTTCGAAAATGTAGCTAAATCAGGGAAATGGGGTTCAAATACCAAGCAAATGTTGCCATGTGCTATTTGAAACAGAAAAAATAATTGTCGTTCAGGAATTTAGCAGTACTTTCGCGGCAAATTATTAAAAGAACTGTTTTGAATAAATTTGAAGAATTAGGAGTCGGCAAAAAATTTGTAAAAGGTTTGAACGACCTAAACATTACTATACCAACCGAAATACAAAATAAGGTAATACCCATTTTAATATCGTCGAATACCGATTTGGTGGGGCAGGCGCAAACCGGTACCGGGAAAACCGCGGCTTACGGATTGCCATTGCTTCAAAAAGTAGATGCCGGTCAGAAGAAAATTCAAGGCTTAATTCTTTGTCCAACACGCGAATTAGGGCAACAAATTGCAAAGCAGCTATTTAAGTATACAAAATATTCAGCCAAAATATTTACCGAAGCGGTTTATGGAGGAGCACCTATTGAGAAACAATTAGTGGCACTTCGCAGACCAACACACATTATTGTTGCCACTCCGGGCCGTTTAATTGATTTGGTAAAACGAGATGCCGTTGATTTAAGCAACGTAAAAACTGTAATTCTCGACGAAGCCGACGAAATGTTAAGTATGGGTTTTAAGTCTGAATTGGACGAAATTCTTCGCTACACCTCTTCGGCCGAAAACAAATGGTTATTTTCGGCCACAATGCCGCAAGGTATTAAACAAATTGTTACTGATCATTTGGCAGCCAATGCCATTCGTATTGAAGTGAACGAAAAAAATGTGGTAAATAAAAATATTGAACATCAGTACATTGTTTGTGAAGAGACGGACAAACTGCATTCGCTTATGCAATTCCTAAAAAAGGAAGGAACAAACCGTGGTGTAATTTTTTGTCGGACAAAAGTGGCAGCAAAAAAATTAAGCCAGCAACTTACTGCTAAAAATATTGCGGTAGGAGCCATTCATGGTGATTTGTTACAAAAGGAGCGCGATAAAGTTATGCGGGCCTTTAAAAACGAATCGCTTCGATTGTTGGTGGCTACTGACCTGGCAGCACGCGGGATAGATATTGAAGCACTCTCGTTTGTGGTACATTATCAATTGCCCGATAAAGATGAGTATTATACGCATCGAAGCGGAAGAACTGCACGTGCAGGCAAAAAGGGAATTTCGCTGAGTTTAATCACTCCGTTCGAAACCAAACAAATTCGATTCTACGAAAAAAGTTTACACATCGCATTTAATCAAATTACTTTGGGGGTTTGATGAAACCGAAGGTATTAGTATTAAAAAAGGATGAATGAATATCCTTTTTTGGCAGTTTAGTAAACTTCGTTTATCAAATTTACTTTTCCCTGAAAAGAAAATTGGTCGCCAACTTGTTTTGTGTGAAGTAGTTTGCCAATGGGAGAGGCCAATGAGATACAATAATAAATTTCATTATTTATTTCAATTTTTCCTAAAGCCGAAGAAATAAAATAATTGTTTTGAGTTGTTTTTACAATGCTGCCAAATTCAACAATAGTCGATTTTTTACTTGTGTCAATCTGCAACAATTCATGTTTCAGGTTTTCGGTTTTATTGAGTTGAATACGGTTTTTTTCAACCT contains:
- a CDS encoding META domain-containing protein, with the protein product MRNTFLLAIIILAISCSSTLQKNTFTYWINSYTVDCTGLTPMNCMLIQKGEKIIEGQWQNFYSKIEGFTYEPGFIYKLEVKEEKLQNIPADASSIKYTLVTILEKKEDTKYFLNGNWEVIKINGAAITSTVQKPQIAIDIAEMTINGTDGCNNYSGTVLTIDGGFIELGPLAATRKMCPEMAIPDRFNQAISKVKTFRTEKNKLYFMDTNGSVVLECSKTAEPMVLINDIWVVEFIRGESVSAAAPQIEIHSEQMQIMGTHGCNNFKGKLTRLTNTEIEIGPLAGTRMMCPDMTNADKFNAAINDVKSYEIHNLKLILFDAEGRRILQLRKTD
- a CDS encoding pentapeptide repeat-containing protein, which produces MSKQYITDQNFKNIIFSDSEVEISDYENCTFIDCSFSNANLSDFSFEDCRFENCDFSNTKIRNTAFKNVHFNSCKLIGLQFDECNPFLLEFTFTTCLLNYSSFFKVKLKKTVFTKCSLHEVDFSQADLSEANFTECDFAGATFSQTNLRRADLRTSFNFNIYPEQNQISGAKFSMETLPGLLHKYKIKIG
- a CDS encoding DEAD/DEAH box helicase — its product is MTFEELEIIEPILKALDAEGYHTPTPIQEQSIPSLLLRKNLLGCAQTGTGKTAAFAIPILQHIYTNKNLKSGFRDVKALIVTPTRELAIQIQESFTKYGKYTGIKNTVIFGGVKQNAQTDALRRGVEVLVATPGRLLDLMDQGFISLKHVEYFVLDEADRMLDMGFIHDIRKILAKLPNKRQSLFFSATMPLDILQLSEKIVGGNPQRVTIQPEQTTAEKVKQAVYFVSKRNKPKLLTHLLKTEEYETCLVFSRTKHGADKIVKFLKGAQINSEAIHGNKSQGARQSALSNFKSGETKVLIATDIAARGIDVKELSLVINFDLPNIEETYVHRIGRTGRASASGIALSFCDTDEKPYLRGIQKLINQRIPVIENHPFIGDVEETPARKKPAQSNQRPKRKPRPGQEGERKGHGQGTRKNNNKRRRDSNRPNSTNRSRSRSR
- a CDS encoding DEAD/DEAH box helicase, whose translation is MNKFEELGVGKKFVKGLNDLNITIPTEIQNKVIPILISSNTDLVGQAQTGTGKTAAYGLPLLQKVDAGQKKIQGLILCPTRELGQQIAKQLFKYTKYSAKIFTEAVYGGAPIEKQLVALRRPTHIIVATPGRLIDLVKRDAVDLSNVKTVILDEADEMLSMGFKSELDEILRYTSSAENKWLFSATMPQGIKQIVTDHLAANAIRIEVNEKNVVNKNIEHQYIVCEETDKLHSLMQFLKKEGTNRGVIFCRTKVAAKKLSQQLTAKNIAVGAIHGDLLQKERDKVMRAFKNESLRLLVATDLAARGIDIEALSFVVHYQLPDKDEYYTHRSGRTARAGKKGISLSLITPFETKQIRFYEKSLHIAFNQITLGV